A single Oryza brachyantha chromosome 8, ObraRS2, whole genome shotgun sequence DNA region contains:
- the LOC102703711 gene encoding zinc transporter 4-like gives MDAAAKQSSTRAVVLLCAVSLALLAAAPPGAEATAAAVAAAGTAGCGCGNAAAEAGEDARGALHLKLIAIASILAAGAAGVLVPVLGRSFAALRPDGDVFFAVKAFAAGVILATGMVHILPAAFDALAPPCGGRARFPFAGLVAMAAAMATMMIDSIAAGYYRRSHFKKPRPIDDPADALPGGGIVAGDEEGATGHASHVHVHTHATHGHAHGHVDDHGHGHSHSHGSGPAALTSPDDASIAETIRNRVVSQVLELGILVHSVIIGVSLGASLRSSTIRPLVGALSFHQFFEGIGLGGCIVQANFRAKATVIMATFFSLTAPVGITLGIAITSIYSEHSSTALVVEGVFNSAAAGILIYMSLVDLLATDFNNPKLQTNTRLQLATYLALFIGAGLMALLAIWA, from the exons ATGGACGCCGCCGCGAAACAGAGCTCTACGCGAGCAGTCGTGCTCCTGTGCGCTGTGTCACTCGCTCTgctggccgcggcgccgcctggCGCTGaggcgacggccgcggcggtggcggcggcggggacggcggGGTGTGGGTGCGGtaatgcggcggcggaggccggggAGGACGCGCGCGGGGCGCTGCACCTCAAGCTCATCGCCATCGCGTCCATcctggcggccggcgcggcgggggtGCTGGTGCCCGTGCTGGGCAGGTCGTTCGCCGCGCTCCGCCCTGACGGCGACGTGTTCTTCGCCGTCAAGGCGTTCGCGGCGGGCGTCATCCTCGCCACCGGCATGGTGCACATCCTGCCCGCCGCGTTCgacgcgctcgcgccgccctGCGGCGGGAGGGCCCGGTTCCCGTTCGCCGGGctcgtcgccatggccgcggccATGGCCACCATGATGATCgactccatcgccgccgggtACTACCGCCGGTCCCACTTCAAGAAGCCGCGCCCCATCGACGACCCCGCCGACGCCCTGCCCGGCGGCGGGATCGTCGCCGGGGACGAGGAGGGCGCCACCGGGCACGCCAGCCACGTCCACGTCCACACGCACGCCACGCACGGCCACGCGCATGGACACGTGGACGaccacggccacggccacaGCCACAGCCACGGCAGCGGGCCGGCTGCCCTCACCTCGCCGGACGATGCCTCCATCGCCGAAACAATCCGGAACAGGGTGGTGTCCCAG GTTCTGGAGCTGGGAATCCTGGTGCATTCGGTGATCATCGGAGTTTCGCTAGGCGCGTCGCTGCGGTCGTCGACGATCAGGCCGCTCGTCGGAGCCCTCAGCTTCCACCAGTTCTTTGAAGGCATTGGCCTTGGTGGTTGCATTGTTCAG GCAAATTTCAGAGCAAAAGCAACGGTGATCATGGCGACTTTCTTCTCCCTCACTGCTCCGGTGGGCATCACACTGGGGATCGCAATCACGTCCATCTACAGCGAGCACAGCTCGAccgccctcgtcgtcgagGGGGTCTTCAACTCTGCTGCAGCTGGGATTCTGATCTACATGTCCCTGGTTGATCTCCTGGCCACAGATTTCAACAACCCAAAGCTTCAGACAAACACAAGGCTTCAGCTAGCAACATACCTGGCACTCTTCATCGGAGCAGGGCTGATGGCCCTGCTTGCCATATGGGCATGA
- the LOC102704546 gene encoding uncharacterized protein LOC102704546: MGSLLELLDVWEIQLLVLVSFILQVFLFFTGSLRKRSTNGLLRGTIWLAYLGADLVAIYALGYLSRHVDTTVKKGYSTLGESHPLVFLWAPFLLIHLGGQDTITAFSIEDNNLWLRHLLNLVVQVTLSLYVFLKSTSWHNNVQLLVPGILLFAAGIIKYGERTVALMCGRQSNNIMSPAIKISKEMFQNSSAVMFTRDFMVPKVLDIELSLMYDDMYTKGALLQKRSAIVTRCISQVCIIAALVIFAVMSNKQAPGISHSSVDVGITYMLFIGSILLDVCALFTVLLASPWTWWWLEDRGYHRLAHISWSLVGRPESRPLWSNKMGQYCFLSYLGSYNEPVTVSQRVVGMMRKIARAVGVESQEINWKLFWVSKLVDTRYETVDKEVMKCVVDEILSLTSSRQFRQKYRHMGPFINWLSGMGSQLGGFAFSIKLLHVITNTYLMKVSEASSSSITALAKVCQKLSNYMMYLVSVDKDVSTLLQRGIMNTRFFWTILDDITVNSMDFSPDDLIEKLRYGDAGKVFPWMEEQNEEALEELRDVWVRLLIYAASKSRREAHAAQLARGGELLTFVWLLMQHRGIGDGMPLRLDLSAAPSGDDPIFKVINLFDL; this comes from the exons ATGGGTAGTTTGTTGGAACTACTTGATGTGTGGGAGATCCAGTTGCTTGTGCTTGTTAGCTTCATCCTTCAAGTGTTCCTCTTCTTCACCGGCAGTCTTCGAAAGCGAAGCACCAATGGATTGCTCAGGGGCACCATTTGGTTGGCATACCTAGGAGCAGACTTGGTAGCGATTTATGCTCTAGGTTACCTCTCGCGACACGTGGACACCACTGTCAAAAAGGGCTACAGCACATTAGGGGAAAGCCACCCACTTGTTTTCCTGTGGGCGCCTTTCCTCCTGATTCATCTTGGTGGGCAGGACACCATCACTGCTTTCTCCATAGAGGACAATAACCTGTGGCTGAGACATCTGCTAAACTTGGTAGTTCAGGTGACCTTGTCCTTGTATGTATTCTTGAAGTCCACTTCCTGGCACAACAATGTGCAGCTTCTTGTTCCGGGCATTCTCTTGTTTGCTGCTGGAATTATCAAGTATGGAGAGCGGACAGTGGCTCTCATGTGTGGGAGACAAAGCAACAACATCATGTCACCCGCTATTAAAATTAGCAAGGAGATGTTTCAGAACAGTTCAGCTGTGATGTTTACAAGGGACTT CATGGTGCCCAAAGTCTTGGATATTGAGCTTAGTTTGATGTATGATGATATGTATACCAAGGGTGCATTACTACAGAAAAGAAGTGCCATCGTAACACGGTGCATCTCTCAAGTATGTATTATTGCTGCCCTCGTGATATTTGCTGTCATGAGCAACAAACAAGCACCTGGCATATCACACAGTAGTGTTGATGTTGGGATCACCTACATGTTGTTTATTGGAAGTATTCTGCTAGATGTCTGTGCTTTGTTTACAGTGTTGCTGGCTTCACCTTGGACATGGTGGTGGCTAGAGGATCGAGGATATCATAGGTTGGCTCACATATCATGGTCTCTTGTTGGGAGGCCAGAATCAAGGCCACTGTGGTCAAACAAAATGGGCCAGTACTGCTTTCTAAGCTACCTTGGCTCGTACAATGAGCCAGTTACAGTGTCCCAAAGAGTGGTGGGAATGATGAGGAAGATAGCGAGAGCAGTCGGCGTTGAAAGCCAGGAGATCAACTGGAAATTATTTTGGGTGAGCAAGTTGGTTGACACCAGGTACGAGACGGTCGACAAAGAGGTGATGAAGTGTGTGGTGGATGAGATTCTAAGCCTCACATCATCCAGACAATTCAGGCAGAAGTATCGACACATGGGGCCATTTATCAACTGGTTGTCAGGAATGGGATCACAACTTGGCGGATTTGCTTTTTCCATTAAATTGCTGCATGTTATAACAAATACTTACTTGATGAAAGTCAGTGAGGCATCCAGCTCCTCCATCACCGCTTTGGCAAAAGTCTGCCAAAAATTATCCAACTATATGATGTACCTGGTTTCTGTGGACAAAGATGTTTCTACCTTATTGCAGCGGGGAATTATGAATACCAGATTTTTCTGGACGATTTTGGACGACATCACCGTCAATAGCATGGACTTCTCCCCGGATGATCTCATAGAGAAACTACGATATGGAGACGCCGGCAAGGTATTCCCTTGGATGGAGGAGCAGAACGAGGAGGCGCTGGAGGAGCTGAGAGACGTTTGGGTGAGGCTCCTCATCTACGCCGCCAGCAAGTCCCGGAGGGAGGCACACGCGGCGCAGCTGGCCAGAGGTGGGGAGCTCCTCACCTTCGTATGGCTGCTCATGCAACACCGTGGCATCGGGGATGGCATGCCGCTTCGGCTCGATCTGTCAGCTGCCCCATCTGGAGATGACCCTATATTCAAAGTAATCAACCTCTTCGATCTCTAG
- the LOC102704272 gene encoding probable cinnamyl alcohol dehydrogenase 5 translates to MARLTRGGIRSKKRWHMHVGGGAGGIPEAFWVENLTEKVHEITGVVTEVGKNVARFKAGDRVGVGSIVDSCQSCESCHRAFENHCTGGIVFTYNSVDRGGAVTYGGYSTTVVVRERIVVGFPESMPLDDGAPLLCAGITVYSPMKHHGLNVPGKHVGVLGLGGLGHVAVKFAKAFGVKVTVISSSPGKKEEALGRLGADAFVVSSNADEMKAATSSMDGILSTASANIPMAPLFRLLKPNGKLILLGLPEMPLEVAPFDLIIGSKTLAGSSFGGMADTQEMIDFAANHGVTADVEVIGADYVNTAMESLAKSDVRYRFVIDVGNTIHDGGAATEVTAADSTASPSPSPKPTAGHEHHASGTCLTKKSSYKPAFSAVTTVHQSSFKIQAKLTTLDKPFLYHCNIAANITKQFSSSSGTAAHDSNAWAS, encoded by the exons atggcgcggctgACCAGAGGTGGCATCAGATCAAAGAAACGGTGGCATATGCATGttggaggcggcgccggcggaatTCCGGAGGCATTCTGGGTAGAGAATTTGACGGAAAAGGT CCACGAGATCACCGGCGTGGTGACGGAGGTGGGGAAGAACGTGGCAAGGTTCAAGGCCGGCgaccgcgtcggcgtcgggagCATAGTGGACTCGTGCCAGTCCTGCGAGAGCTGCCACCGGGCCTTCGAGAACCACTGCACCGGCGGGATCGTCTTCACCTACAACTCCGTcgaccggggcggcgccgtCACCTACGGCGGCTACTCGACCACGGTGGTGGTGCGCGAGCGCATCGTGGTCGGGTTCCCGGAGTCCATGCCGCTCGACGATGGCGCGCCGCTGCTGTGCGCCGGCATCACCGTGTACAGCCCCATGAAGCACCACGGCCTGAACGTCCCCGGGAAGCACGTCGGCGTGCTCGGCCTCGGTGGGCTCGGCCACGTCGCGGTGAAGTTCGCCAAGGCATTCGGGGTGAAGGTGACGGTGATCAGCTCGTCGCCGgggaagaaggaggaggcgCTGGGGAGGCTCGGCGCCGACGCCTTCGTGGTCAGCAGCAACGCCGACGAGATGAAG GCGGCGACGTCCTCCATGGATGGGATCCTGAGCACGGCGTCGGCGAACATCCCCATGGCGCCGCTGTTCCGGCTGCTGAAGCCCAACGGCAAGCTGATCCTGCTTGGCCTGCCGGAGATGCCGCTGGAGGTTGCACCCTTCGACCTGATCATCG GGAGCAAGACGCTGGCCGGGAGTAGCTTCGGCGGCATGGCGGACACGCAGGAGATGATCGACTTCGCGGCCAACCACGGCGTGACGGCGGACGTGGAGGTGATCGGCGCGGACTACGTGAACACGGCCATGGAGAGCCTCGCCAAGTCCGACGTCAGGTACCGCTTCGTCATCGACGTCGGCAACACCatccacgacggcggcgccgccaccgaggTTACTGCCGCAGACAGCacagcgtcgccgtcgccgtcgccgaagcCCACCGCTGGCCATGAACACCATGCTTCAGGGACAtgtctaacaaaaaaatcaagttaCAAACCTGCGTTTAGTGCA GTCACAACAGTGCATCAGTCATCTTTCAAGATACAGGCTAAG CTCACAACACTTGACAAGCCATTTCTTTACCACTGCAACATTGCCGCGAACATTACCAAGCagttcagttcatcatccggAACCGCTGCTCATGATTCAAATGCTTGGGCATCTTGA
- the LOC102703994 gene encoding GTP-binding protein ERG, whose product MRRFVGALRPLRAVVLSPFPTPLRALSTASASSTSSSSAAASSSDSDSAAAAAADFDSSEFALPPSGPASQARNPVSALRKLRFDPSLRARADEALFGKEGDGRGGGGGGMVEAVEEEERSREVALALLEAALEPPDEDDDVGPGEVREEDQMSLSVGIVGAPNAGKSSLTNTMVGRKVAAVSRKTNTTTHEILGVLTKGKTQICFFDTPGLMLGHHGLPHRDVTVRVESAWSSINLYDLLIVMFDVNRHLKTPDSRVIKLIKRLGAEVNPNQKRILCMNKVDLVEDKKDLLKVAKEFEDLPGFERYFMVSGLKGKGVKDLVQFLMEQAVRRPWDEEPTTMTEEVMKTISLEVVREKMLNHIHQEIPYVIDHRLMDWKELKDGSLRVEQHFIAPKQSQRQILVGKNGSKIGRIGIEANEELRSIFKRDVHLILQVRVAKKRNA is encoded by the exons atGCGCCGCTTCGTCGGGGCCCTCCGCCCgctccgcgccgtcgtcctGAGCCCCTTCCCGACGCCCCTCCGCGCCCTCTCCACCGCCTCGGCATCATctacctcctcttcctccgccgccgcctcatcaTCGGACTCCgactccgcggcggcggcggctgccgaCTTCGACAGCTCGGAGTTCGCGCTGCCGCCATCCGGGCCAGCCTCGCAGGCGCGTAACCCGGTCTCCGCGCTCCGGAAGCTCCGGTTCGACCCCTccctccgcgcgcgcgccgacgAGGCGCTCTTCGGGAAGGAAGGGGATGGaaggggtggtggtggtggtgggatggtcgaggcggtggaggaggaggagcggtcGCGGGAGGTGGCGCTGGCCCTGCTCGAGGCCGCGCTCGAGCCgcccgacgaggacgacgacgtggGCCCCGGCGAGGTCAGGGAGGAGGACCAGATGTCGCTGTCGGTCGGCATCGTCGGCGCCCCAAACGCCGGCAAGTCCTCGCTCACCAACACCATG GTGGGAAGAAAAGTGGCTGCAGTGTCCCGCAAGACAAATACTACAACTCATGAAATTTTGGGCGTGCTGACAAAAGGGAAAACTCAAATA TGCTTTTTTGACACCCCAGGGCTCATGTTAGGCCACCATGGATTGCCTCATAGGGATGTCACAGTTCGTGTAGAGAGTGCCTGGAGCTCAATTAACctttatgatttattaatagtcatgTTTGATGTCAACAGGCATCTTAAAAC CCCTGATTCGCGAGTAATAAAGTTAATCAAACGACTGGGTGCTGAGGTAAACCCAAATCAGAAGCGTATATTATGCATGAATAAGGTTGACCTTGTGGAAGACAAAAAAGACTTGCTTAAAGTTGCAAAGGAATTTGAAGATCTTCCTGGATTTGAAAG GTACTTCATGGTATCTGGACTAAAAGGCAAAGGGGTGAAAGACCTTGTACAGTTCTTAATGGAACAG GCAGTGAGAAGACCTTGGGATGAGGAACCAACTACAATGACTGAAGAGGTCATGAAAACTATCTCGTTGGAGGTTGTGCGGGAGAAGATGCTGAACCACATTCACCAA GAAATTCCTTACGTAATTGACCATCGTCTTATGGACTGGAAGGAGCTAAAAGATGGTTCTCTTAGGGTGGAACAGCACTTCATTGCACCAAAGCAAAGCCAACGCCAAATTCTTGTTGGGAAAAATGGCTCCAAGATTGG GAGAATTGGTATCGAAGCTAATGAAGAATTAAGGTCCATATTCAAGCGAGATGTCCATCTGATCCTCCAAGTTAGAGTTGCTAAAAAGAGGAATGCATAA